Proteins encoded in a region of the Bicyclus anynana chromosome 9, ilBicAnyn1.1, whole genome shotgun sequence genome:
- the LOC112058570 gene encoding uncharacterized protein LOC112058570 isoform X2: protein MNENEEILSFLDLLDLDEEVIDLRAKKLMERTTFTTQHLNNFLHLLKYKHLINVREDSECDNELEYHFIGKLITCVNEENADAVCKIITIILTLNESTVIFKSEHLIQQILAEIYLPVHTNGICADADLDKLRTSFLHLKICGSILDAVIKCNSNLSLPFLNTPLEQLIHSKDEKIFIYFLTNTVPRLFTGVKGYNILDRVWDFLKELKDDQVLIFLKVLCCLSNYYLPVADSEITIESKIVSENTFWDFILLGLSSEDAFERKQSLYLVKRAIDYIIKTKRSVKISSKSSFAWTENNKVNLKKLWDNYFILLDSLEEKQSNIVLPSLQLFELVKDVRNCWLSCAFNIGLKHDNTEVRFKCLHYHLQFGIQNVLEAKKILEVINDIVLFDHVHEWKIVKNELNNVIKDDTTLMKILKALPLIKWSPVPLYHLTKIMANFDRILCKNDQEFLINHISDLSKIPCNNVIIRKCIHLNISQLISKCCKELHWKKYIPAYACLQLDNTTHSGDGKFQKPFEELIKCNINIPTEDMVQFLYQISSSHANTDFALLYFKEHEDTDFINFIDDIVRKIEDISKRQYADKIDYLNEVIFIAHLYKRSLQKQGGIYEKINFHAAKNLKILLQYVMSILISDVILDVEKIAFLFENLDYVIAIQSNFSEIELVLKLYTTIILCLQDNDTTVDKKVLCNFMLCNLLNSPLIFKNYKQEVLDVKKVLEIIVNAKLTENFNKENSGRLRNAFYEKSCEIVNILMNWGYFKTNILGFIEVVIESGGYGCLKWILRIMNRILPTILDNKDIKFDVIKFFNRMWTEIEEIRSNSQYPICMKEFIILITQEALLENPFYNNIVLLYCSKIIEYAEIKNMPLYILVNQLNKINISKYNHMVYVLSEILLNPVIVKKDNKIVENALLEILQERMYGVDKQNIFFNSHIQLLTVSILSKISNPDILDTLTCFMIKKTEELFKNKQRYHSNSRHQLALQACLQNLLFILLKSRNVNFQNTALWCMEFLGRLPHQPFERICLEWYISLYFYLKESIIHEDIVNQLKSNNVPLPSQFMIMYWIVNHKIKADVCLSREYDFLMEFLLTHIMGPVFSIRLQAQYLSSVLYEANEHLHTNKLDTSKYTYMIEVINSTLQEIAKAGDKSFKKLKNDYYASHFDIVEDLIPCGIYWVLPRLLDVSSNAIAEDCFLRNVFGDIDDSFNLDDNDVFYSEWKVKRRSTSDMLKIKRNVNLVNKEFDNSKETGTIQKKYVPWKNMSDILVYDDENKNKKTELIVVASLIDKLPNLGGMARTSEVFGVQTYVVDSLRHMQDRQFQGLRNNFRLSI, encoded by the exons ATGAATGAAAATGAGGAAATTCTGTCCTTTTTGGATTTGCTCGATTTAGACGAAGAAGTTATAGACTTAAGAGCAAAAAAATTGATGGAAAGAACCACCTTTACTACTCAGCACCTAAATAACTTCCTTCATTTGCTAAAATACAAACATCTTATAAATGTTCGCGAGGACAGTGAATGTGACAATGAGTTGGAATACCACTTCATTGGTAAGCTTATAACTTGCGTTAACGAAGAGAATGCAGATGctgtgtgtaaaattattaccaTTATACTTACATTGAACGAAAGCACAGTCATATTCAAGTCTGAACATTTAATACAGCAAATATTAGCAGAAATATATTTACCTGTACACACAAATGGTATATGCGCTGACGCTGATTTAGATAAGCTCAGAACAAGTTTTctgcatttaaaaatatgtgGAAGTATATTAGATGCAGTTATAAAGTGTAATTCTAatttgtctttaccatttctaAATACACCTCTGGAACAACTCATTCATAGTAAAGATGagaaaatattcatatatttcTTAACAAATACTGTGCCAAGACTATTCACTGGTGTAAAAGGATACAATATCCTTGATAGAGTTTGGGATTTTCTCAAAGAATTAAAAGATGACcaagtattaatatttttaaaagttttgtgtTGCTTATCCAACTATTATTTACCTGTAGCCGACTCTGAAATTACAATTGAATCAAAAATCGTTTCTGAAAATACATTTTGGGATTTTATACTGCTTGGGCTGAGTTCAGAAGATGCTTTTGAAAGGAAACAGTCATTGTATTTAGTTAAAAGAGCTATAGATTACATTATAAAGACCAAAAGGAGTGTTAAAATATCATCAAAGAGCAGTTTTGCTTGGACTGAAAATAAcaaagtcaatttaaaaaaattatgggacaattattttatactctTAGACAGCTTAGAAGAAAAGCAGAGTAATATTGTACTACCTTCTCTTCAACTGTTTGAGCTTGTTAAAGACGTTCGAAATTGTTGGTTAAGTTGTGCATTTAATATTGGCCTTAAGCATGATAATACAGAAGTAAGATTTAAATGTTTGCATTATCACCTCCAGTTTGGTATACAAAATGTTTTAgaagctaaaaaaatattggaagtCATTAATGATATAGTCCTATTTGATCACGTACATGAAtggaaaattgttaaaaatgaaTTGAATAATGTTATTAAAGATGATACaacattaatgaaaattttaaaagctttacCTTTAATTAAATGGTCACCAGTACCACTGTaccatttaacaaaaatcatgGCTAATTTTGATAGAATACTATGTAAAAATgatcaagaatttttaataaatcacaTAAGTGATCTATCTAAGATACCATGCAATAATGTGATTATAAGAAAATGTATACACTTAAACATATCACAGTTGATTAGCAAATGTTGTAAAGAACTACattggaaaaaatatattccagCATATGCCTGTTTACAACTTGATAATACTACACATTCAGGTGATGGAAAGTTTCAGAAGCCATTTGAAGaacttataaaatgtaatataaatattccaACAGAGGATATGGTTCAATTTTTATACCAAATATCATCATCACATGCTAATACTGATTTTGCTTTGTTGTACTTTAAAGAACATGAAGACACAGATTTCATAAACTTTATAGATGATATAGTTCGGAAAATAGAAGATATAAGTAAAAGACAGTATGCTGATAAGATAGATTATTTAaatgaagttatttttatagCCCATTTGTACAAACGATCATTACAAAAACAAGGTGGTATTTATGAGAAAATTAATTTCCATGCAgcaaaaaatttgaaaatacttCTGCAGTATGTTATGAGCATTTTAATTAGTGATGTCATTTTGGATGTTGAGAAGATagcatttttgtttgaaaatttagatTATGTCATAGCTATTCAAAGCAATTTCAGTGAGATTGAACTTGTATTGAAATTGTATACCACAATCATACTTTGTTTGCAAGATAATGATACTACTGTAGATAAGAAAGTTTTATGCAATTTCatgttatgtaatttattaaactcTCCATTGATcttcaaaaattataaacaagaGGTATTAGATGTGAAAAAGGTTTTGGAAATCATAGTAAATGCTAAACTgactgaaaattttaataaagaaaatagtgGAAGACTAAGAaatgcattttatgaaaaatcatgTGAAATAGTAAACATTTTGATGAACTGGGGATActttaaaacaaacattttaggATTTATTGAAGTGGTAATAGAGAGTGGTGGATATGGATGTCTTAAATGGATACTCAGAATCATGAATAGAATACTTCCCACTATTTTAGacaacaaagatattaaatttgatgtaattaaatttttcaacagAATGTGGACAGAAATAGAGGAAATACGATCAAATAGTCAATACCCAATTTGTATGAAAGAATTCATAATTTTGATCACACAAGAGGCCTTGTTAGAAAATCCTTTCTATAACAATATTGTACTTTTATACTGTAGTAAAATTATAGAGTATGCAGAAATTAAAAACATGCCTTTATACATTTTGGTCAaccaacttaataaaattaatatatctaaatacaaCCATATGGTCTATGTATTGAGTGAAATTTTATTGAATCCAGTAATTGTAAAAAAAGACAATAA AATTGTTGAAAACGCATTATTGGAAATATTACAAGAACGAATGTATGGAGTAGACAAACA aaatatcTTTTTCAATTCACACATACAGTTATTAACTGTGTCTATACTGAGCAAAATTTCTAATCCTGACATACTTGACACGTTAACTTGTTTTATGATCAAGAAGACAGAAgaattgtttaaaaacaaacagaGATATCATAGTAATTCTCGTCACCAACTAGCTCTGCAGGCTTGCCTTCAAAACTTGCTCTTCATTTTGCTGAAATCTAGAAATGTGAATTTCCAAAATACTGCACTTTGGTGTATGGAATTTCTAGGCAGATTACCTCATCAGCCTTTTGAAAGAATATGCCTTGAATGGTACATATcactgtatttttatttaaag GAAAGTATCATACATGAAGATATTGtcaatcaattaaaatcaaacaATGTACCACTCCCTTCTCAATTTATGATAATGTATTGGATTGTGAACCACAAGATAAAAGCTGACGTTTGTCTCAGCAGGGAATATGATTTTTTGATGGAGTTTCTTTTAACACATATAATGGGCCCAGTTTTCAGTATACGATTGCAAGCTCAGTATTTATCATCTGTACTTTATGAAGCAAATGAgcatttacacacaaacaaatTAGATACTTCAAAGTATACATACATGATTGAAGTTATAAATAGCACATTACAAGAGATTGCAAAAGCAGGAGACAAGAGTTTTaagaaacttaaaaatgattattatgCCAGCCATTTTGACATAGTTGAAGACTTAATACCATGTGGAATATACTGGGTTTTACCTCGATTATTGGATGTTTCTAGTAATGCTATTGCTGAGGATTGTTTTCTAAGAAATGTCTTTGGTGATATTGATGACAGTTTCAAtttagatgataatgatgtattttATAGTGAATGGAAAGTAAAACGTCGGTCAACTTCAGATATGCTTAAAATTAAGAGAAATGTAAATCTTGTTAACAAAGAATTTGATAACTCAAAAGAAACAGGTACAATACAGAAAAAGTATGTACCTTGGAAAAATATGAGTGATATCTTAgtatatgatgatgaaaataaa aacaAAAAAACTGAGCTTATAGTGGTAGCATCTCTCATAGACAAGTTGCCCAATTTAGGAGGAATGGCGCGGACAAGTGAAGTATTTGGCGTGCAAACCTATGTTGTTGACAGCCTTAGGCATATGCAGGATAGGCAATTTCAAGGGTTAAG AAACAATTTCAGGTTGTCTATTTAA